The proteins below come from a single Limosilactobacillus reuteri genomic window:
- a CDS encoding amino acid permease — protein MKEKKLNLFLLITLIVGTIIGGGIFNSPTDLILKANPMAALIAWLIGGFGILMLVLVFYKLSVVKPEMNGGIYTYAKEGFGNYIGFNSFWGYWMGAVFGNIAFISLFFKTLNSMLGTHQLSPLMCFIGGSIILWGYTAITWFGVREASILNAIITIIKILPLLLVVIVGVFAFQPHVFNVPDWTSILAVNQTHVPFKDQISGAMSTIVWCFVGIEAAVSMSRRAKQPRDVGLATIISFVIVLVLYISISIIPMGILPAKELSQTSVPLAAALSHTALGIVGSLIIKIGLLISLLGALLSWFMIGPEIAYVTSYDRDMPRAFKLVNRHGVPGFALIVYTIIMQVCLLVLLLPQLQMAYTIAYTLAATMTLVAYLLSALYGLKLAISEKMGLGFKIIATLASLYSVYMLVASGLEYVFASAIIFALGIPLFARAPNKMSKKEKWLATIIALAAVIALMLIITGKINF, from the coding sequence GTGAAGGAAAAGAAGTTAAATCTCTTCCTCTTAATCACCTTAATTGTAGGAACGATTATTGGTGGTGGGATTTTTAATAGTCCAACCGATTTGATTTTGAAAGCAAATCCAATGGCTGCGTTAATTGCATGGTTAATTGGTGGCTTCGGAATTTTGATGTTAGTATTAGTCTTCTACAAGCTTTCTGTTGTCAAACCGGAGATGAACGGTGGAATTTATACTTATGCAAAGGAAGGCTTTGGCAACTATATTGGTTTTAACTCCTTTTGGGGATATTGGATGGGAGCAGTTTTTGGTAACATTGCTTTTATCTCGCTCTTTTTTAAGACCTTAAATAGTATGCTCGGGACGCATCAACTTTCGCCATTAATGTGTTTTATCGGGGGCTCAATTATTCTGTGGGGATACACTGCGATTACATGGTTTGGTGTCCGCGAGGCAAGTATTCTCAATGCCATTATTACGATTATTAAGATCTTACCGCTTTTATTAGTTGTTATTGTTGGTGTTTTTGCATTTCAGCCGCATGTTTTTAATGTTCCTGATTGGACAAGCATTCTTGCTGTTAATCAAACGCATGTCCCATTTAAAGACCAAATTAGTGGTGCGATGAGTACTATTGTGTGGTGTTTTGTTGGGATTGAAGCAGCTGTTTCAATGTCACGTCGGGCAAAGCAGCCACGTGATGTTGGATTAGCAACGATTATTAGCTTTGTAATTGTATTGGTCCTCTATATTTCAATCTCTATTATTCCAATGGGGATTCTACCTGCTAAAGAACTTAGTCAGACTTCAGTTCCACTGGCAGCAGCCCTTAGTCATACAGCATTAGGAATAGTGGGAAGCCTTATTATTAAAATTGGCTTACTGATTTCTCTATTAGGAGCATTATTGAGTTGGTTTATGATTGGACCAGAAATTGCATATGTAACCAGTTATGATCGGGATATGCCGCGAGCATTTAAACTTGTTAATCGCCATGGTGTTCCTGGGTTTGCATTAATTGTATATACAATTATTATGCAAGTATGTTTACTAGTTTTACTGCTTCCACAGCTTCAAATGGCCTATACAATTGCATATACTTTAGCTGCGACGATGACCTTAGTTGCTTACCTGCTCTCTGCGTTATATGGGTTGAAATTAGCAATTAGCGAAAAGATGGGCCTCGGCTTTAAGATTATTGCTACGTTAGCTTCTCTTTATTCCGTCTATATGTTAGTTGCTTCGGGACTTGAATATGTATTTGCAAGTGCGATTATTTTTGCGCTAGGAATACCATTATTTGCCAGGGCTCCTAATAAAATGAGTAAGAAAGAAAAGTGGTTAGCAACAATTATCGCCTTAGCAGCTGTGATTGCGCTGATGCTGATTATTACTGGAAAGATTAATTTTTAA
- a CDS encoding type 1 glutamine amidotransferase: MAKYHLHLAHLYGDLLNTYSDVGNIIALQYYAKQMDTDINVKVISIDNDFNPQDFDLALFGGGQDYEQLVVSKDLPNKKAGIDKFINDGKPLLAICGGYQLLGHYYIGADGEKIPGLGILDHYTLSQDNHRFIGDITIKNEESNQEYHGFENHNGRTFLGKGERPLGKVISGNGNNGEDHTEGAIYKNTYCSYFHGPILTRNGEIAKKILLAALEHKYPDADLSSQKALKIKPTF, translated from the coding sequence ATGGCAAAATATCACTTACACCTCGCCCACCTCTACGGCGATTTATTAAATACTTATAGTGATGTCGGTAATATTATCGCCCTTCAATATTACGCTAAACAGATGGATACCGATATTAATGTCAAAGTCATTAGTATCGACAACGACTTTAATCCACAAGATTTTGATTTAGCTCTTTTCGGCGGTGGACAAGATTACGAACAACTTGTTGTCTCCAAAGATCTTCCAAACAAAAAAGCAGGCATTGACAAGTTTATTAATGATGGAAAGCCGCTGCTTGCTATTTGTGGAGGTTATCAACTTCTCGGCCACTATTATATCGGTGCTGATGGCGAAAAGATTCCGGGGCTTGGCATCCTTGATCACTATACTTTAAGCCAGGATAATCACCGTTTCATTGGTGATATCACCATCAAAAACGAAGAAAGCAATCAAGAGTACCATGGTTTTGAAAATCACAACGGCCGCACATTCTTAGGAAAAGGTGAGCGTCCGCTTGGTAAAGTAATTTCTGGTAATGGAAATAACGGTGAAGATCATACCGAAGGAGCAATCTATAAAAACACTTATTGCTCTTATTTCCACGGTCCCATTCTTACAAGAAATGGTGAGATTGCTAAAAAGATTCTTTTAGCAGCTCTTGAGCATAAATACCCCGATGCCGACTTAAGCAGTCAAAAAGCCCTAAAAATTAAACCTACATTTTAA
- a CDS encoding Mur ligase family protein, translating into MTVRSSFAEFAGRSSYWFLHTFMNGGSSLPGKLTLKLDPNILQAFSKKYDLVIVTGTNGKTLTTALSVRVLREKYDQVLTNPTGSNMEQGIVTTFITAPYPKKKGLAILEVDEANVVKVCKYITPIAFVFTNIFRDQMDRYGEIYTTYNKILKGVKLAPKATIIANGDEQLFNSKDLPNPIIYYGFNHEEKEPFNAPANTDGLLCPKCQHILKYRMRTYAGLGNYFCPNCGFHRPELTYAVTKIDKLTPTHSTFEIDGQKYTIGIGGLYNIYNALAAYSLGRFLGVSQAQIKDAFESDERVFGRQEVINIDGKQVTLILVKNPVGLNQVLDMIETDDKPFSFAFLLNANYADGIDTSWIWDGDFEKLTQHQIPQYMTGGERYKDITTRLTMAGVKDMWHEPDLTQVIDKIKEMPTEHVYILATYTAVLQLRKQLAEKGYIKGGMD; encoded by the coding sequence ATGACAGTTCGAAGTTCATTTGCCGAATTTGCCGGGCGGTCAAGCTATTGGTTCCTCCATACTTTTATGAACGGAGGAAGTTCCCTTCCAGGAAAATTAACCTTAAAGCTTGATCCAAATATTCTCCAAGCCTTTAGCAAAAAGTACGACCTTGTTATTGTAACAGGGACAAATGGAAAAACATTAACCACCGCATTAAGCGTACGAGTTTTACGGGAAAAGTATGACCAAGTTCTTACTAATCCGACTGGTTCCAACATGGAGCAAGGAATCGTAACTACCTTTATTACGGCTCCCTATCCAAAGAAAAAAGGGCTGGCCATCCTCGAAGTCGATGAAGCAAATGTAGTTAAAGTATGTAAATACATCACCCCAATTGCCTTTGTCTTCACCAACATTTTCCGTGATCAAATGGATCGTTACGGTGAAATCTACACCACTTATAATAAAATCTTAAAGGGGGTTAAATTAGCACCAAAAGCAACCATCATCGCTAACGGGGATGAACAACTCTTTAACAGCAAAGACTTGCCTAACCCAATCATCTATTATGGCTTTAACCACGAAGAAAAAGAGCCTTTCAACGCCCCAGCTAACACTGATGGTCTCCTTTGTCCTAAATGTCAACACATTCTAAAGTATCGAATGCGAACTTATGCCGGGCTAGGTAACTACTTCTGTCCAAATTGTGGTTTCCATCGACCAGAATTAACGTATGCTGTTACCAAAATTGATAAGCTTACCCCCACGCATTCAACTTTTGAAATTGATGGGCAAAAATACACCATCGGAATCGGTGGTTTATATAACATCTATAATGCTCTTGCCGCTTACTCTCTTGGTCGTTTTCTCGGAGTGAGCCAAGCACAAATTAAAGATGCTTTTGAATCAGACGAACGAGTTTTTGGCCGCCAAGAAGTCATTAATATCGATGGAAAACAAGTTACTTTGATCTTAGTTAAAAATCCAGTTGGTCTTAATCAGGTTTTAGATATGATTGAGACAGATGACAAGCCCTTTAGCTTTGCCTTCTTACTAAATGCTAACTATGCTGATGGAATTGATACTAGCTGGATCTGGGACGGCGACTTTGAAAAACTTACCCAACATCAAATCCCACAATACATGACGGGAGGAGAACGCTATAAAGATATTACCACTAGATTAACAATGGCTGGCGTAAAAGATATGTGGCATGAACCAGACCTTACCCAGGTAATTGATAAAATCAAGGAAATGCCAACTGAACATGTCTATATTCTGGCAACATATACAGCCGTTCTGCAATTACGCAAACAACTAGCAGAAAAGGGCTATATTAAAGGAGGAATGGACTAA
- a CDS encoding thymidine kinase: MAQLFFKYGAMNSGKSIDILKVAHNYEEQGKPVVLMTSGVDDRSGRGIIASRIGLERKVKPIMDDTNIYDYVNKMDRKIYCVLIDEAQFLKKEHVLQLIKIVDELNIPVMAFGLKNDFRNELFEGSKYLLIYADKIEEMKTICWFCPHKATMNLRIHNGKPVYEGEQVQIGGNESYYPVCRKHYFHPQLKQ, translated from the coding sequence GTGGCACAACTATTCTTTAAATATGGCGCGATGAATTCTGGTAAGTCAATCGATATTTTGAAGGTTGCTCATAACTATGAAGAACAAGGGAAACCGGTTGTTTTAATGACGAGTGGTGTTGACGATCGTTCTGGTCGAGGCATCATTGCTAGTCGGATTGGCCTAGAGCGTAAAGTAAAACCAATTATGGATGATACCAATATTTACGATTATGTTAATAAGATGGACCGTAAGATATATTGTGTATTGATCGACGAAGCACAGTTTTTAAAGAAAGAGCATGTCTTACAATTAATCAAAATTGTTGATGAGCTAAATATTCCGGTAATGGCTTTTGGACTAAAGAATGACTTTCGGAATGAATTATTTGAAGGTTCAAAATATTTACTGATTTATGCTGACAAAATTGAAGAGATGAAAACAATTTGTTGGTTCTGCCCTCATAAAGCTACAATGAATTTACGGATTCATAATGGCAAGCCAGTATATGAGGGAGAACAAGTCCAGATAGGGGGAAATGAATCATATTACCCAGTATGCCGGAAGCACTATTTTCATCCCCAATTAAAACAATAG
- the prfA gene encoding peptide chain release factor 1, whose translation MEEIFDKLQAVADRYDELNELISDPEVIADSQRFMKLSKEEGSLRETVEKYNQYKKVTQTISDDEELLRETNDDDLTALTKEELAEAREEQAQLEKELEVLLIPKDPNDDKNIIMEIRGAAGGDEASLFAADLYNMYLRYAEKQGWKVEVVDRNETEVGGFKEIALMITGDKVYSKLKFENGAHRVQRVPVTESAGRVHTSTATVGVMPEAEDVDVDIDPKDIRVDVYRSSGAGGQHVNKTSSAVRMTHLPTGIVVAMQDERSQQQNRAKAMRILKSRVYDYYQQQEQSAYDQKRKDAIGTGDRSERIRTYNYPQNRVTDHRIGLTLNKLDKIMAGDLDEIIEALIVADQTQKLEQLRNE comes from the coding sequence ATGGAAGAAATTTTCGATAAGCTTCAAGCAGTTGCTGATCGTTACGATGAACTAAATGAATTGATCAGTGATCCAGAAGTAATTGCCGACTCGCAACGTTTTATGAAGCTTTCAAAAGAAGAAGGAAGCTTACGTGAAACAGTTGAAAAATATAATCAATATAAAAAAGTCACCCAAACGATTAGTGATGATGAAGAACTATTGCGTGAAACAAATGATGATGATTTAACGGCCTTAACCAAGGAAGAGTTAGCGGAAGCGCGCGAAGAACAAGCACAATTAGAAAAAGAGCTTGAAGTTCTACTAATTCCTAAAGACCCTAATGATGATAAAAACATTATCATGGAAATCCGTGGAGCTGCCGGAGGGGATGAAGCAAGCCTCTTTGCTGCTGATCTATATAACATGTATCTTCGTTATGCTGAAAAGCAAGGCTGGAAAGTAGAAGTTGTGGATCGAAATGAAACTGAAGTCGGTGGCTTTAAGGAAATTGCCTTAATGATTACTGGGGATAAGGTTTATTCTAAGCTTAAGTTTGAGAACGGTGCGCATCGTGTTCAACGGGTTCCTGTTACTGAATCTGCTGGACGTGTTCATACGTCAACTGCGACGGTTGGGGTAATGCCAGAAGCTGAAGATGTGGATGTAGATATCGATCCTAAAGATATCCGGGTTGATGTTTACCGTTCAAGCGGTGCTGGTGGTCAGCACGTTAACAAAACTTCATCAGCTGTTCGAATGACCCACTTGCCAACAGGGATTGTTGTTGCAATGCAAGATGAGCGTTCACAACAGCAGAACCGGGCTAAGGCAATGCGGATTTTGAAGTCACGGGTTTATGATTATTACCAACAACAAGAACAGAGCGCCTATGATCAAAAGCGGAAAGACGCGATCGGGACAGGTGATCGGTCAGAACGGATTCGTACTTACAACTACCCACAAAACCGGGTAACAGATCACCGTATTGGATTAACATTAAATAAGCTTGATAAGATTATGGCTGGTGACCTCGATGAAATTATTGAAGCATTGATTGTTGCCGACCAAACGCAAAAGTTGGAGCAATTACGGAATGAGTAG
- the prmC gene encoding peptide chain release factor N(5)-glutamine methyltransferase — MSSFVPTNYFMAQRWAKEQLQGTDIDPGAPQFLLQQSHGWDATHLLLHNRDEMPADEVDWWKDAIIRLLNHEPAQYIVGQAPFYGRTFKINKNVLIPEAETAELIDWVLQEMPSRPLRVLDLGTGSGVIGITLALERPNWHVSLSDISPAALAIAQKNMAKFNLELPLIKSDLFENIDQQYDLIVTNPPYIDSDDTSEIDQAVLENEPALALFASEHGLGFYHRLFKQAGQYLTTTGQIFGETGYDQEESIQELLHQTDEHAQICPRHDVAGKMRMIHAWDFSNVGGR; from the coding sequence ATGAGTAGTTTCGTACCGACCAACTACTTTATGGCTCAGCGATGGGCAAAAGAACAATTACAAGGAACAGATATTGACCCAGGTGCCCCTCAGTTTTTACTTCAGCAATCACATGGTTGGGATGCGACTCACTTACTTTTGCATAATCGTGATGAGATGCCAGCTGACGAAGTAGACTGGTGGAAGGATGCCATAATAAGATTGCTTAATCATGAGCCTGCTCAATATATTGTTGGGCAGGCCCCATTTTATGGACGAACTTTTAAAATTAATAAAAATGTTTTGATTCCAGAAGCTGAGACAGCAGAGTTAATCGATTGGGTGTTACAAGAAATGCCATCTCGCCCATTAAGAGTCCTTGATTTAGGAACGGGGAGTGGAGTGATAGGCATTACCCTTGCACTTGAACGGCCAAATTGGCATGTAAGTTTAAGTGATATTTCACCCGCTGCGCTTGCTATTGCTCAGAAAAATATGGCTAAGTTTAACCTGGAGTTGCCGTTAATTAAAAGCGATTTATTTGAAAATATTGATCAGCAATATGATTTAATTGTGACTAATCCGCCTTATATTGACTCGGACGATACTAGTGAAATTGATCAAGCGGTCCTTGAAAACGAACCAGCCCTAGCCCTATTTGCTAGTGAACATGGGTTAGGATTCTATCATCGCTTATTTAAGCAAGCAGGGCAATACCTAACTACAACTGGTCAAATATTTGGCGAAACTGGTTATGATCAAGAGGAGTCAATTCAAGAATTACTACATCAAACCGATGAACACGCACAGATATGCCCACGACATGATGTGGCAGGAAAAATGAGGATGATACACGCATGGGATTTTTCAAACGTAGGAGGAAGATAG
- a CDS encoding L-threonylcarbamoyladenylate synthase, which produces MDTKIFRHGEIAQAAAAIKRGELVAFPTETVYGLGADATNEKAVKNVYLAKGRPSDNPLIVHVNSIAMVKKYAAEIPDNARKLMDAFWPGSLTIILKIKKGALSKTVTGGLKTVAFRYPDCQPTLDLIEEAGVPMVGPSANTSGKPSPTTAQHVYHDLHGKISGIVDNGPTRVGVESTVLDMSTDHPVILRPGAVTKKDIEKVIGSIDLNHHKVGKNETPKAPGMKYKHYAPKAQVYIVDEDTDWDKVVEWIRQQPFDVGMMAEEKVLQQEVLPMNAIQFSLGKNVQDASARLFDGLRQFDDQPNVKAIVTQAFPAHDLGGAYMNRLNKSAGGMHFDRNAVK; this is translated from the coding sequence ATGGATACGAAGATTTTTCGACATGGTGAGATTGCCCAAGCAGCAGCTGCGATTAAGCGCGGTGAATTAGTGGCTTTTCCAACCGAAACTGTTTATGGATTAGGGGCTGATGCGACCAATGAAAAAGCCGTTAAGAATGTTTATTTAGCAAAAGGGCGGCCAAGTGATAATCCATTGATTGTTCATGTTAACTCCATCGCAATGGTTAAAAAGTATGCTGCCGAGATTCCTGATAATGCCCGAAAGTTGATGGATGCATTTTGGCCTGGTTCTTTAACTATTATCTTGAAGATTAAGAAGGGTGCGCTTTCAAAAACCGTCACAGGTGGTTTGAAAACTGTCGCCTTTCGTTACCCCGACTGTCAACCAACCCTTGACTTAATTGAAGAAGCTGGTGTTCCGATGGTGGGACCATCTGCTAATACTTCTGGGAAACCGAGCCCGACTACTGCCCAACACGTTTATCATGACTTGCATGGTAAGATCTCTGGAATTGTGGATAATGGTCCGACACGGGTAGGAGTTGAATCCACTGTCCTTGATATGTCAACAGACCACCCTGTAATTTTACGTCCTGGTGCTGTTACGAAGAAGGACATTGAAAAAGTGATTGGATCCATTGACCTTAATCATCATAAAGTAGGCAAAAATGAAACTCCTAAAGCACCCGGAATGAAATACAAGCACTATGCACCTAAGGCCCAAGTATATATTGTTGATGAAGATACTGATTGGGATAAAGTTGTTGAATGGATACGACAACAGCCATTTGACGTTGGGATGATGGCTGAAGAAAAGGTTCTCCAACAAGAAGTATTGCCGATGAATGCTATTCAATTTTCATTAGGAAAAAATGTTCAAGATGCCAGTGCTCGTCTATTTGATGGCTTACGGCAATTTGATGACCAACCTAATGTTAAAGCGATTGTCACTCAAGCATTTCCAGCTCATGATTTAGGGGGCGCATACATGAATCGGTTAAATAAGTCGGCTGGTGGTATGCACTTTGATAGGAATGCGGTAAAATAA
- the glyA gene encoding serine hydroxymethyltransferase translates to MNYGKKSPQLWAAIENEEQRQQDTIELIASENIVSDAVREAQGSVLTNKYAEGYPNKRYYGGCEFIDQVEQLAIDYAKKLFNAAYVNVQPHSGSQANMAVYQALLKPGDVILGMGMDAGGHLTHGATVNFSGKLYKTYGYGLNPDTEELDYDEIMALAKKVKPQLIIAGASAYSRIIDWQEFRKIADEVGAYLMVDMAHIAGLVATGVHPSPLPIADVVTTTTHKTLRGPRGGMILSKSTKLGRKINSAVFPGIQGGPLEHVIAGKAQAFYEDLQPEYTEYIQQVVKNAQAMEKVFNTSKQIRMVSGKTENHLLVLDLTKTGLTGKDAQNLLDRVHITTNKEAIPNDPRSPFITSGLRIGTPAITSRGFKEEDAQKVAELISTALTNPTDEECLQEVAKGVHELTTNYPLN, encoded by the coding sequence ATGAACTATGGTAAAAAATCACCCCAATTATGGGCAGCCATTGAAAATGAAGAACAACGCCAGCAAGATACGATTGAGCTCATTGCCTCCGAGAATATTGTTTCAGATGCTGTTCGTGAAGCTCAAGGGTCAGTTCTAACAAATAAGTATGCTGAAGGATATCCTAATAAGCGGTATTACGGTGGTTGTGAGTTTATAGATCAAGTTGAACAATTAGCAATTGATTATGCTAAAAAGTTATTCAATGCAGCATATGTTAATGTTCAACCTCATTCCGGATCACAAGCTAATATGGCAGTTTATCAAGCACTTCTCAAGCCCGGAGATGTGATTTTAGGGATGGGGATGGATGCTGGTGGGCACCTAACTCACGGAGCAACGGTCAATTTTAGCGGAAAACTATATAAGACGTATGGCTATGGCCTAAATCCAGATACTGAAGAGCTTGATTATGATGAAATTATGGCTTTAGCTAAAAAAGTAAAGCCACAATTAATCATTGCGGGTGCTTCTGCCTATAGTCGAATTATTGATTGGCAGGAATTTCGGAAGATTGCTGATGAAGTTGGGGCTTACTTGATGGTTGATATGGCCCATATTGCCGGACTAGTAGCAACTGGTGTCCATCCAAGTCCACTTCCAATTGCTGATGTCGTTACTACTACTACTCATAAAACTCTTCGGGGCCCACGGGGAGGAATGATCCTCTCTAAATCGACTAAATTAGGACGGAAAATTAATTCAGCAGTTTTCCCTGGGATCCAAGGCGGACCACTGGAACATGTAATTGCGGGGAAAGCTCAAGCATTTTATGAAGATTTGCAACCAGAATATACGGAATATATCCAACAAGTTGTAAAAAATGCTCAAGCAATGGAAAAAGTATTTAATACTAGTAAACAAATTAGGATGGTTTCAGGAAAAACTGAAAATCATCTTCTCGTTCTGGATCTTACTAAGACTGGTTTAACAGGAAAAGATGCGCAAAATCTCCTTGACCGTGTCCACATTACAACCAATAAGGAGGCCATTCCGAATGACCCACGAAGTCCATTTATTACAAGTGGTTTGCGGATTGGGACTCCTGCTATTACTAGCCGCGGATTTAAGGAAGAGGATGCGCAAAAAGTTGCGGAATTAATCAGTACAGCTTTAACTAATCCCACCGATGAAGAGTGTCTACAAGAGGTCGCAAAAGGGGTACACGAACTAACCACAAATTATCCGCTTAACTAA
- the upp gene encoding uracil phosphoribosyltransferase → MGKFEVLDHPLIQHKLTMIRDKNVGTKFFRETVKEISTLMAYEVARDMPLKDVEIETPIAKTTQKELAGKKVAIIPILRAGIGMVDGMTDLIPAAKIGFIGMYRDEETLKPHEYFVKLPNDITERQLFIVDPMLATGGSAMMAIEALKKRGCSEKNMKFACLVAAPEGVKAVRDAYPDVDIYTAGLDDHLNEDGYIVPGLGDAGDRLFGTK, encoded by the coding sequence ATGGGTAAATTTGAAGTGTTAGATCATCCATTGATTCAGCACAAGCTAACAATGATTCGGGATAAAAATGTTGGGACAAAGTTTTTCCGGGAAACTGTCAAAGAAATTTCAACTTTAATGGCTTATGAAGTTGCACGCGACATGCCATTAAAGGATGTTGAAATTGAAACGCCAATTGCTAAAACGACCCAGAAAGAATTGGCTGGTAAAAAGGTGGCGATTATTCCAATTCTTCGGGCCGGAATCGGAATGGTTGATGGGATGACGGACCTTATCCCCGCAGCTAAAATTGGTTTTATCGGAATGTACCGGGATGAAGAAACCTTAAAGCCACATGAATACTTTGTTAAGTTACCTAATGATATTACAGAACGGCAATTATTCATCGTTGACCCAATGCTGGCAACTGGTGGTTCAGCAATGATGGCAATCGAAGCCTTAAAGAAGCGCGGTTGCTCAGAAAAGAACATGAAATTTGCTTGCTTAGTTGCAGCACCTGAAGGAGTTAAGGCTGTGCGCGACGCTTATCCAGATGTTGATATTTATACAGCAGGACTTGATGATCATCTTAATGAAGATGGATATATTGTTCCTGGGTTAGGTGATGCTGGTGACCGTCTTTTTGGTACTAAGTAG
- the ptsP gene encoding phosphoenolpyruvate--protein phosphotransferase → METQINGIAASDGVGIAPAYLLTKPNLSFEKYHISDPDSEKARLHYAFEKIIQKLKETKKKLVNKLNAENLAIFDTHIAILNDPEMIKQVENRITNQRLNAESAFAEVITKMIKTLQAMTGNEYMQERASDFQNIQDQVLAELEGKKLPNLRELDHPVIVVAHSIGPADTSQMDGRFVKGIITDLGGRTSHAAIMARSLQIPAIVGCNDITKKVQNGQRVIVDGFEGSAIVEPSTNDVKQYQKITDKFMNVRQQWKKMINQPSVTADGQRYKISANIGSSVDISSAIENGADGVGLFRTEFLYMKSDHLPTEEEQFNAYRRAVEQLNGKRLVVRTLDIGGDKPLQFMPLPKEMNPFLGYRAIRITLDRPEMFRTQLRALLRASEFGKINIMFPMITTLEELRAAKKIYYEEQQKLAVDHPGIGRDIHLGIMIEVPLAALNADRLAAEVDFFSIGTNDLIQYCFAADRGNDSVSYLYQPLNPTFLKLIKHIIDAGHAHNTTVAMCGEMAGDHYALPLLIGMGLDVYSMSASSILRTRSMMKQLDSKKCQKLYQQAVTTCDSMTGVKKLVQDWLVAN, encoded by the coding sequence ATGGAGACCCAAATTAATGGAATTGCAGCCAGTGATGGAGTGGGAATTGCACCTGCTTACTTATTGACGAAGCCTAATCTTAGTTTTGAAAAATATCATATTAGTGACCCCGATAGTGAAAAAGCGAGATTACACTATGCTTTTGAGAAGATCATTCAGAAACTAAAGGAAACCAAAAAGAAGCTTGTTAATAAACTTAATGCAGAAAATTTGGCAATTTTTGATACCCACATTGCAATCTTAAATGATCCTGAAATGATTAAACAAGTTGAAAATCGGATTACCAATCAACGCTTAAATGCAGAATCGGCTTTTGCAGAAGTAATTACTAAGATGATCAAAACCCTTCAGGCGATGACTGGAAATGAATATATGCAAGAGCGGGCATCTGATTTTCAAAATATTCAAGACCAGGTTTTAGCAGAGTTAGAAGGGAAGAAGCTCCCTAATTTACGTGAATTAGATCACCCTGTCATTGTAGTCGCCCATTCGATTGGTCCGGCCGATACTTCACAGATGGATGGCCGCTTTGTTAAGGGAATTATTACTGATTTGGGTGGGCGGACTAGTCACGCAGCGATTATGGCTCGTTCTTTACAGATTCCAGCAATTGTTGGGTGTAACGACATAACCAAAAAGGTGCAGAATGGCCAACGAGTAATTGTTGACGGCTTTGAAGGGAGTGCAATTGTTGAACCATCAACAAATGATGTTAAACAATACCAAAAAATTACTGATAAGTTTATGAATGTCCGTCAGCAATGGAAAAAAATGATTAACCAGCCCTCAGTAACCGCCGATGGTCAACGGTACAAGATTTCAGCTAATATTGGTTCTTCAGTGGATATTTCGTCAGCAATAGAAAATGGTGCTGATGGTGTTGGCCTATTTCGAACCGAATTTCTTTATATGAAAAGTGACCACCTCCCAACCGAAGAAGAGCAGTTTAATGCTTATCGCCGAGCTGTTGAACAGTTAAATGGGAAACGGTTAGTGGTTCGGACCTTAGATATCGGTGGAGATAAACCACTTCAATTTATGCCCTTACCCAAAGAAATGAATCCATTCCTTGGGTACCGGGCTATTCGGATTACTCTTGATCGACCAGAAATGTTTAGGACTCAGCTGCGGGCCTTACTCCGAGCATCCGAGTTTGGGAAGATTAATATTATGTTTCCAATGATTACCACGCTTGAAGAATTACGAGCAGCTAAGAAAATCTATTATGAGGAGCAGCAGAAATTAGCTGTTGATCATCCAGGAATTGGCCGCGATATCCATCTTGGGATAATGATTGAAGTTCCATTAGCCGCGTTAAATGCTGATCGCTTAGCAGCAGAAGTTGATTTCTTTAGCATTGGAACTAATGACTTAATTCAATATTGTTTTGCGGCTGACCGTGGTAATGATTCAGTTTCGTACCTTTACCAGCCGCTAAATCCAACTTTTTTAAAATTAATTAAGCACATTATCGATGCTGGGCATGCTCATAATACAACGGTAGCGATGTGTGGAGAGATGGCAGGAGATCATTATGCGTTGCCACTATTAATCGGGATGGGATTGGATGTCTATTCGATGAGTGCTAGTTCTATTTTACGGACACGTTCAATGATGAAGCAATTAGACAGCAAAAAATGTCAGAAACTCTACCAACAGGCTGTTACAACTTGTGATTCAATGACCGGTGTGAAAAAGTTAGTTCAAGATTGGTTGGTAGCAAACTAA